A section of the Dromaius novaehollandiae isolate bDroNov1 chromosome 6, bDroNov1.hap1, whole genome shotgun sequence genome encodes:
- the LOC112993284 gene encoding pulmonary surfactant-associated protein A-like, with protein sequence MLSYSFYVVAAVAAFLGSCHAQDKCAGIPGLPGTPGANGLPGRDGRDGLRGEPGPPGPMGPSGGLMGPPGKDGLPGPQGLKGERGEKGDTGPPGLPASLDTELQNVLVSLKHRLARLKGVLALNTKITEVGEKILASNGKEVNFASALKSCEEAGGTLATPMNEEENKAILGIVKQYNRYAYLGIRESETSGQFSYMNGTPLNYTRWRQYEPNGKGTEKCVEMYTDGSWNDKKCNLYRLTICEF encoded by the exons ATGTTGTCCTATTCATTCTACGTGGTTGCAGCAGTAGCTGCTTTTCTCGGGTCTTGCCATGCACAGGATAAGTGCGCAGGAATACCTGGACTACCTGGTACTCCCGGAGCTAATGGGCTGCCTGGAAGGGACGGAAGGGATGGTCTCAGAGGAGAACCGGGTCCACCAG gtcCCATGGGACCCTCTGGAGGTCTGATGGGGCCTCCTGGAAAAGATGGGCTTCCTGGACCTCAAGGACTCAAGGGAGAGCGAGGCGAGAAAGGAGACACTGGACCACCAG GTCTACCTGCTTCTCTTGACACGGAATTACAAAATGTTTTAGTAAGTTTAAAACATCGGCTTGCCAGACTCAAAGGcg tGCTTGCTTTGAACACGAAAATAACAGAAGTAGGAGAGAAAATACTTGCCAGCAATGGGAAGGAAGTTAATTTTGCATCTGCACTAAAATCTTGTGAAGAAGCTGGAGGAACTCTTGCAACTCCCATGAATGAGGAGGAGAATAAAGCTATTTTGGGTATTGTGAAACAGTATAACCGATATGCTTACCTGGGCATTAGAGAGAGTGAGACTTCAGGTCAGTTCAGCTATATGAATGGCACACCTCTGAATTATACCAGGTGGCGTCAATATGAGCCAAATGGCAAAGGGACAGAAAAATGTGTAGAGATGTACACTGATGGAAGCTGGAATGACAAAAAATGCAATCTGTATCGCCTCACAATCTGTGAATTTTAA